Proteins found in one Heptranchias perlo isolate sHepPer1 chromosome 23, sHepPer1.hap1, whole genome shotgun sequence genomic segment:
- the tmem100a gene encoding transmembrane protein 100: protein MIEEPVKEIPGLTVLPSIQEKGSDCPDPAVAQLLTSQGQLAAATGGAELSCSRCTVPFGLVILIAGVVVTAVAYSFNSHGSIISVFGLVLLASGLLLVISSAACWKVRQCRKRAKRRESQTALMANRGLFV from the coding sequence ATGATTGAGGAACCGGTGAAGGAGATCCCAGGGCTCACGGTTCTTCCCAGTATCCAAGAGAAGGGCTCCGATTGCCCGGATCCTGCGGTTGCTCAGCTCCTGACCAGCCAGGGCCAGCTGGCGGCAGCTACAGGTGGAGCTGAACTCTCCTGCTCCCGGTGCACCGTCCCCTTCGGCCTGGTCATCCTGATTGCTGGCGTGGTGGTCACAGCCGTCGCCTATAGCTTCAACTCGCATGGTTCAATCATCTCAGTCTTTGGGCTGGTCCTGCTTGCCTCGGGTCTTCTCCTGGTGATCTCCAGCGCcgcctgctggaaagtgagacaATGCAGAAAGCGAGCCAAaaggagagagagccagactgCACTGATGGCCAACAGGGGGCTGTTCGTCTAG